One segment of Pempheris klunzingeri isolate RE-2024b chromosome 20, fPemKlu1.hap1, whole genome shotgun sequence DNA contains the following:
- the entpd1 gene encoding ectonucleoside triphosphate diphosphohydrolase 1 isoform X1, with protein sequence MSAQREMKEKNPWHTPVTIIITVIGVIAIVALVTVAVLQNRPLPQKFKYGIVLDAGSSHTAMYIYEWPAEKDNNTGRVEQTHSCKVKGPGISSYAFAPWKAGESLKACMQEAKQRVPGKRHHETPLYLGATAGMRLLNMENSSASDKVFQAVEGALQKSPFSYQGARILSGQEEGAFGWVTVNYLDDRLTQGLETTGALDLGGASTQISFVSDNYDGSESPSNSVTFRLYGNDYNLYTHSFLCYGKDQALRMTLAHQTQAGPGTVLDPCFHPGYTATNNYSVLYDSPCVSDRKPQKSPATFTHTGKGNFAQCQEMVKSIFNFTDCKYSRCSFNGVFQPLLQGPFGAFSAYYFVMNFLNLTDTSIPLETVKEKLTRYCATPWSQIMQQHTNVNLKYLAEYCFSGTYILTLLTEGYNVTSESYSNIKFIKKIKDSDAGWTLGYMLNLTNMIPAEAPDSPPLPHAGYVSVVTVMAIILFILFILSLRPLWPRCSKQPQII encoded by the exons agatgaaagagaagaaCCCCTGGCACACGCCCgtgaccatcatcatcactgtgatTGGTGTCATAGCGATTGTTGCCTTGGTGACTGTAGCAGTATTGCAGAACAGGCCCCTCCCCCAAAAGTTCAAG TATGGGATTGTGCTGGACGCTGGCTCCTCCCACACAGCTATGTACATCTATGAGTGGCCGGCAGAGAAGGATAACAACACTGGAAGAGTTGAACAGACGCATTCCTGCAAAGTCAAAG GTCCAGGTATCTCCAGCTATGCGTTTGCTCCATGGAAAGCGGGGGAGTCTCTAAAAGCGTGCATGCAGGAGGCCAAGCAGCGGGTCCCCGGAAAAAGACACCATGAGACCCCTCTTTATCTGGGGGCTACTGCAGGAATGAGACTACTGAA TATGGAGAACAGCTCGGCGTCAGACAAGGTCTTTCAGGCTGTGGAGGGGGCTCTGCAAAAGTCCCCCTTTTCCTATCAGGGAGCGAGAATACTCAGCGGCCAGGAGGAAGGCGCCTTCGGGTGGGTCACGGTCAACTACTTGGATGACCGCCTCACACAG GGTTTGGAAACCACAGGAGCCCTTGACCTTGGTGGGGCCTCCACTCAGATTAGCTTTGTATCCGATAATTATGACGGTTCAGAGTCACCGAGCAATTCCGTGACCTTCAGACTCTACGGAAATGACTATAACCTGTACACTCACAGCTTCCTGTGTTATGGGAAAGACCAAGCACTACGGATGACGCTGGCACACCAGACTCAG gCAGGTCCAGGAACAGTATTAGATCCTTGTTTCCACCCCGGCTACACTGCGACAAATAACTACTCAGTCCTCTACGACAGCCCCTGCGTCTCAGACAGAAAACCCCAGAAATCTCCTGCAACCTTCACTCACACAGGGAAAGGAAACTTCGCACAATGCCAGGAAATGGTCAAAAGCATCTTCAACTTTACGGACTGCAAATACAGCCGATGCTCTTTCAACGGGGTCTTCCAGCCACTTCTGCAGGGGCCATTTGGG GCTTTCTCTGCTTACTACTTTGTGATGAACTTCCTCAATCTGACTGACACATCCATCCCTCTGGAAACTGTCAAGGAAAAGCTAACACGCTACTGCGCTACCCCTTGGAGTCAG ATAATGCAGCAGCATACCAACGTAAATTTGAAGTATCTGGCAGAGTACTGTTTCTCTGGCACGTACATCCTCACCCTGTTGACAGAAGGATACAACGTCACCTCAGAGAGCTACTCCAACATTAAATTCATCAAAAAG atTAAAGACAGTGATGCAGGCTGGACGCTGGGCTACATGTTGAACCTGACCAACATGATTCCAGCCGAGGCTCCCGACTCTCCCCCTCTGCCCCACGCCGGCTACGTCTCCGTCGTCACCGTCATGGCAATAattctcttcatcctcttcatcctcagcCTGCGTCCTCTCTGGCCCCGCTGCTCCAAACAGCCACAGATCATATaa
- the entpd1 gene encoding ectonucleoside triphosphate diphosphohydrolase 1 isoform X2, whose product MKEKNPWHTPVTIIITVIGVIAIVALVTVAVLQNRPLPQKFKYGIVLDAGSSHTAMYIYEWPAEKDNNTGRVEQTHSCKVKGPGISSYAFAPWKAGESLKACMQEAKQRVPGKRHHETPLYLGATAGMRLLNMENSSASDKVFQAVEGALQKSPFSYQGARILSGQEEGAFGWVTVNYLDDRLTQGLETTGALDLGGASTQISFVSDNYDGSESPSNSVTFRLYGNDYNLYTHSFLCYGKDQALRMTLAHQTQAGPGTVLDPCFHPGYTATNNYSVLYDSPCVSDRKPQKSPATFTHTGKGNFAQCQEMVKSIFNFTDCKYSRCSFNGVFQPLLQGPFGAFSAYYFVMNFLNLTDTSIPLETVKEKLTRYCATPWSQIMQQHTNVNLKYLAEYCFSGTYILTLLTEGYNVTSESYSNIKFIKKIKDSDAGWTLGYMLNLTNMIPAEAPDSPPLPHAGYVSVVTVMAIILFILFILSLRPLWPRCSKQPQII is encoded by the exons atgaaagagaagaaCCCCTGGCACACGCCCgtgaccatcatcatcactgtgatTGGTGTCATAGCGATTGTTGCCTTGGTGACTGTAGCAGTATTGCAGAACAGGCCCCTCCCCCAAAAGTTCAAG TATGGGATTGTGCTGGACGCTGGCTCCTCCCACACAGCTATGTACATCTATGAGTGGCCGGCAGAGAAGGATAACAACACTGGAAGAGTTGAACAGACGCATTCCTGCAAAGTCAAAG GTCCAGGTATCTCCAGCTATGCGTTTGCTCCATGGAAAGCGGGGGAGTCTCTAAAAGCGTGCATGCAGGAGGCCAAGCAGCGGGTCCCCGGAAAAAGACACCATGAGACCCCTCTTTATCTGGGGGCTACTGCAGGAATGAGACTACTGAA TATGGAGAACAGCTCGGCGTCAGACAAGGTCTTTCAGGCTGTGGAGGGGGCTCTGCAAAAGTCCCCCTTTTCCTATCAGGGAGCGAGAATACTCAGCGGCCAGGAGGAAGGCGCCTTCGGGTGGGTCACGGTCAACTACTTGGATGACCGCCTCACACAG GGTTTGGAAACCACAGGAGCCCTTGACCTTGGTGGGGCCTCCACTCAGATTAGCTTTGTATCCGATAATTATGACGGTTCAGAGTCACCGAGCAATTCCGTGACCTTCAGACTCTACGGAAATGACTATAACCTGTACACTCACAGCTTCCTGTGTTATGGGAAAGACCAAGCACTACGGATGACGCTGGCACACCAGACTCAG gCAGGTCCAGGAACAGTATTAGATCCTTGTTTCCACCCCGGCTACACTGCGACAAATAACTACTCAGTCCTCTACGACAGCCCCTGCGTCTCAGACAGAAAACCCCAGAAATCTCCTGCAACCTTCACTCACACAGGGAAAGGAAACTTCGCACAATGCCAGGAAATGGTCAAAAGCATCTTCAACTTTACGGACTGCAAATACAGCCGATGCTCTTTCAACGGGGTCTTCCAGCCACTTCTGCAGGGGCCATTTGGG GCTTTCTCTGCTTACTACTTTGTGATGAACTTCCTCAATCTGACTGACACATCCATCCCTCTGGAAACTGTCAAGGAAAAGCTAACACGCTACTGCGCTACCCCTTGGAGTCAG ATAATGCAGCAGCATACCAACGTAAATTTGAAGTATCTGGCAGAGTACTGTTTCTCTGGCACGTACATCCTCACCCTGTTGACAGAAGGATACAACGTCACCTCAGAGAGCTACTCCAACATTAAATTCATCAAAAAG atTAAAGACAGTGATGCAGGCTGGACGCTGGGCTACATGTTGAACCTGACCAACATGATTCCAGCCGAGGCTCCCGACTCTCCCCCTCTGCCCCACGCCGGCTACGTCTCCGTCGTCACCGTCATGGCAATAattctcttcatcctcttcatcctcagcCTGCGTCCTCTCTGGCCCCGCTGCTCCAAACAGCCACAGATCATATaa